One genomic region from Gopherus flavomarginatus isolate rGopFla2 chromosome 20, rGopFla2.mat.asm, whole genome shotgun sequence encodes:
- the PBXIP1 gene encoding pre-B-cell leukemia transcription factor-interacting protein 1 isoform X2, translating into MAENSDSRDSDNSWVIAGSEGLPVETVGPELGTVIQTPVDEEPAGHTFPEGHSTEDVHTGTKSEGSQLNMSPGPEEAEFNDSEECPQETLSLAASPRPGAQGHEAPEIQAQDGPGSEDPELGSDTNTLGSAPSGRAGEPPEEVSSSEDDAEGLQQWQLRDSHRAPCGPAERRGAEAAGDGESGLSVNSCLLGVLALLGVGLLTFSGPTESMDPGDIPDGEQQPLAAGVKDWLQQPPLHSAGDPQSLHSMSLLLDKLAKENQDIRLMQAELQAQKDELQALLQKSEGEKASAGSQQQSLAGENARLHQALQQAAEAHRSAQAELQVLREQLQGLEQEGAAETPRAAPELPNEDQLLHQELAKQRGLLGSVQRELEGALQRAQGSGGMEQLRVELAGLEQQLAQELQRVESWEQNYSKGRSGEGRGATEPSRPRRQEPSKTDKKEGGWHKRSEAREERRRQHGDLGDREQDGAKRPKRREQPEPHRRQGPRDTKPAKDQNGQRRAGGGKAALHGTHEHNVFWEPPRLQRYRAPQGCTGVAGCARQEGLELFGAELAPVQKGQFLQLLQGYMAGLGWGQHFAGVAARLDGAFASDGTFAHDRLCFRHFVEDVEELLEELAEQEQGHEEAADDFEEYVLQHYGGDGFTKKESERRRAKQRSKQLHGHGPLRDRDGHRGKESSPPDKG; encoded by the exons ATGGCTGAGAACTCAGACTCCCGGGACTCGGATAACAGCTGGGTGATCGCAGGCTCCGAG GGTTTGCCTGTGGAGACCGTGggcccagagctgggcacagTCATCCAGACTCCAGTGGACGAGGAACCAGCAGGACACACCTTCCCGGAGGGGCACAGCACTGAGGATGTGCACACGGGCAC GAAGAGTGAAGGCTCCCAGCTGAACATGTCCCCTGGCCCTGAGGAGGCTGAATTCAAT GACTCTGAGGAGTGTCCCCAGGAGACCCTGAGCCTAGCAGCCTCCCCCAGGCCTGGTGCACAGGGCCACGAGGCGCCAGAGATCCAGGCACAGGATGGGCCAGGCTCTGAGGACCCCGAGCTGGGCTCTGACACCAACACCCTGGGCTCCGCGCCCAGTGGCAGAGCAG GTGAGCCGccggaggaggtgagcagcagtGAGGATGATGCTGAGGGTCTGCAGCAGTGGCAGCTGCGGGACTCACACCGGGCCCCGTGTGGCCCTGCCGAGCGCCGTGGGGCCGAGGCAGCCGGTGACGGGGAGAGCGGGCTCAGTGTGAATTCATGCCTGCTAGGCGTGCTGGCGCTGCTGGGCGTCGGGCTCCTGACCTTCTCCG GCCCTACGGAGAGCATGGATCCTGGGGACATCCCAGATGGGGAGCAGCAGCCACTGGCTGCTGGTGTGAAG GACTGGCTGCAGCAGCCTCCGCTGCACTCAGCCGGGGACCCCCAGAGCCTTCACTCCATGAGCCTACTTCTGGACAAGCTGGCCAAGGAGAACCAGGACATCCGGCTCATGCAGGCAGAGCTGCAG GCACAGAAGGACGAGCTCCAGGCCCTGCTGCAGAAGAGCGAGGGGGAGAAGGCGTCGGCcggctcccagcagcagagccTGGCAGGGGAGAATGCGCGGCTCCACCAGGCGCTGCAGCAGGCGGCCGAGGCTCACCGCTCTGCCCAGGCCGAGCTGCAGGTGCTGCGGGAGCagctgcagggcctggagcaggAGGGTGCAGCCGAGACCCCACGAGCGGCCCCAGAGCTGCCCAACGAGGATCAGCTGCTGCACCAGGAGCTGGCCAAGCAGCGTGGGCTGCTGGGCTCCGTGCAGCGGGAGCTGGAGGGGGCTCTGCAGCGAGCCCAGGGCTCCGGCGGGATGGAGCAGCTGCGGGTGGAGCTGGCTGGTTTGGAGCAGCAGCTGGCACAGGAGCTGCAGCGGGtggagagctgggaacagaactacAGCAAAGGGCGCAGCGGGGAAGGCAGAGGGGCCACGGAGCCGTCCCGCCCCCGCCGGCAGGAGCCATCCAAAACTGACAAGAAGGAGGGTGGGTGGCACAAGAGGTCAGAGGCCAGAGAGGAGCGTAGGCGCCAGCACGGGGAcctgggggacagggagcaggatggtGCCAAGCGCCCGAAGCGCAGGGAGCAGCCCGAGCCCCACAGGCGCCAGGGGCCGCGGGACACCAAGCCAGCCAAGGACCAGAATGGGCAGCGGCGGGCGGGCGGAGGGAAGGCGGCGCTCCACGGGACCCACGAGCACAACGTCTTCTGGGAGCCGCCCCGGCTGCAGCGGTACCGGGCGCCCCAGGGCTGCACGGGCGTGGCCGGCTGCGCCCGCCAGGAGGGGCTGGAGCTGTTTGGTGCCGAGCTGGCACCAGTGCAGAAGGGGCAGTTCCTGCAGCTACTGCAGGGCTacatggctgggctgggctgggggcagcacttCGCGGGGGTGGCGGCCCGGCTGGACGGCGCCTTCGCCAGTGACGGCACCTTCGCCCACGACCGCCTGTGCTTCCGCCACTTCGTGGAGGAcgtggaggagctgctggaggagctggcggagcaggagcagggccacgAGGAGGCAGCCGATGACTTCGAGGAGTACGTGCTGCAGCACTACGGCGGGGACGG TTTCACCAAGAAGGAGAGTGAGCGGCGCCGAGCGAAGCAGCGGAGCAAACAGCTCCATGGGCATGGCCCCCTGCGGGACAGGGACGGCCACCGTGGCAAGGAGAGCAGCCCGCCAGACAAAGGCTAG
- the PBXIP1 gene encoding pre-B-cell leukemia transcription factor-interacting protein 1 isoform X1 has translation MAENSDSRDSDNSWVIAGSEGLPVETVGPELGTVIQTPVDEEPAGHTFPEGHSTEDVHTGTKSEGSQLNMSPGPEEAEFNDSEECPQETLSLAASPRPGAQGHEAPEIQAQDGPGSEDPELGSDTNTLGSAPSGRAGEPPEEVSSSEDDAEGLQQWQLRDSHRAPCGPAERRGAEAAGDGESGLSVNSCLLGVLALLGVGLLTFSGAIYDPGDGPTESMDPGDIPDGEQQPLAAGVKDWLQQPPLHSAGDPQSLHSMSLLLDKLAKENQDIRLMQAELQAQKDELQALLQKSEGEKASAGSQQQSLAGENARLHQALQQAAEAHRSAQAELQVLREQLQGLEQEGAAETPRAAPELPNEDQLLHQELAKQRGLLGSVQRELEGALQRAQGSGGMEQLRVELAGLEQQLAQELQRVESWEQNYSKGRSGEGRGATEPSRPRRQEPSKTDKKEGGWHKRSEAREERRRQHGDLGDREQDGAKRPKRREQPEPHRRQGPRDTKPAKDQNGQRRAGGGKAALHGTHEHNVFWEPPRLQRYRAPQGCTGVAGCARQEGLELFGAELAPVQKGQFLQLLQGYMAGLGWGQHFAGVAARLDGAFASDGTFAHDRLCFRHFVEDVEELLEELAEQEQGHEEAADDFEEYVLQHYGGDGFTKKESERRRAKQRSKQLHGHGPLRDRDGHRGKESSPPDKG, from the exons ATGGCTGAGAACTCAGACTCCCGGGACTCGGATAACAGCTGGGTGATCGCAGGCTCCGAG GGTTTGCCTGTGGAGACCGTGggcccagagctgggcacagTCATCCAGACTCCAGTGGACGAGGAACCAGCAGGACACACCTTCCCGGAGGGGCACAGCACTGAGGATGTGCACACGGGCAC GAAGAGTGAAGGCTCCCAGCTGAACATGTCCCCTGGCCCTGAGGAGGCTGAATTCAAT GACTCTGAGGAGTGTCCCCAGGAGACCCTGAGCCTAGCAGCCTCCCCCAGGCCTGGTGCACAGGGCCACGAGGCGCCAGAGATCCAGGCACAGGATGGGCCAGGCTCTGAGGACCCCGAGCTGGGCTCTGACACCAACACCCTGGGCTCCGCGCCCAGTGGCAGAGCAG GTGAGCCGccggaggaggtgagcagcagtGAGGATGATGCTGAGGGTCTGCAGCAGTGGCAGCTGCGGGACTCACACCGGGCCCCGTGTGGCCCTGCCGAGCGCCGTGGGGCCGAGGCAGCCGGTGACGGGGAGAGCGGGCTCAGTGTGAATTCATGCCTGCTAGGCGTGCTGGCGCTGCTGGGCGTCGGGCTCCTGACCTTCTCCG GTGCCATCTATGACCCTGGGGATG GCCCTACGGAGAGCATGGATCCTGGGGACATCCCAGATGGGGAGCAGCAGCCACTGGCTGCTGGTGTGAAG GACTGGCTGCAGCAGCCTCCGCTGCACTCAGCCGGGGACCCCCAGAGCCTTCACTCCATGAGCCTACTTCTGGACAAGCTGGCCAAGGAGAACCAGGACATCCGGCTCATGCAGGCAGAGCTGCAG GCACAGAAGGACGAGCTCCAGGCCCTGCTGCAGAAGAGCGAGGGGGAGAAGGCGTCGGCcggctcccagcagcagagccTGGCAGGGGAGAATGCGCGGCTCCACCAGGCGCTGCAGCAGGCGGCCGAGGCTCACCGCTCTGCCCAGGCCGAGCTGCAGGTGCTGCGGGAGCagctgcagggcctggagcaggAGGGTGCAGCCGAGACCCCACGAGCGGCCCCAGAGCTGCCCAACGAGGATCAGCTGCTGCACCAGGAGCTGGCCAAGCAGCGTGGGCTGCTGGGCTCCGTGCAGCGGGAGCTGGAGGGGGCTCTGCAGCGAGCCCAGGGCTCCGGCGGGATGGAGCAGCTGCGGGTGGAGCTGGCTGGTTTGGAGCAGCAGCTGGCACAGGAGCTGCAGCGGGtggagagctgggaacagaactacAGCAAAGGGCGCAGCGGGGAAGGCAGAGGGGCCACGGAGCCGTCCCGCCCCCGCCGGCAGGAGCCATCCAAAACTGACAAGAAGGAGGGTGGGTGGCACAAGAGGTCAGAGGCCAGAGAGGAGCGTAGGCGCCAGCACGGGGAcctgggggacagggagcaggatggtGCCAAGCGCCCGAAGCGCAGGGAGCAGCCCGAGCCCCACAGGCGCCAGGGGCCGCGGGACACCAAGCCAGCCAAGGACCAGAATGGGCAGCGGCGGGCGGGCGGAGGGAAGGCGGCGCTCCACGGGACCCACGAGCACAACGTCTTCTGGGAGCCGCCCCGGCTGCAGCGGTACCGGGCGCCCCAGGGCTGCACGGGCGTGGCCGGCTGCGCCCGCCAGGAGGGGCTGGAGCTGTTTGGTGCCGAGCTGGCACCAGTGCAGAAGGGGCAGTTCCTGCAGCTACTGCAGGGCTacatggctgggctgggctgggggcagcacttCGCGGGGGTGGCGGCCCGGCTGGACGGCGCCTTCGCCAGTGACGGCACCTTCGCCCACGACCGCCTGTGCTTCCGCCACTTCGTGGAGGAcgtggaggagctgctggaggagctggcggagcaggagcagggccacgAGGAGGCAGCCGATGACTTCGAGGAGTACGTGCTGCAGCACTACGGCGGGGACGG TTTCACCAAGAAGGAGAGTGAGCGGCGCCGAGCGAAGCAGCGGAGCAAACAGCTCCATGGGCATGGCCCCCTGCGGGACAGGGACGGCCACCGTGGCAAGGAGAGCAGCCCGCCAGACAAAGGCTAG